A region of Salvelinus alpinus chromosome 6, SLU_Salpinus.1, whole genome shotgun sequence DNA encodes the following proteins:
- the LOC139578620 gene encoding ubiquitin carboxyl-terminal hydrolase isozyme L5, giving the protein MSGSAGEWCLMESDPGVFTELIKGFGCKGAQVEEIWSMEPENFENLKPVHGLIFLFKWQPGEEPGGSIVQDSRLDNIFFAKQVINNACATQAIVSVLLNCTHSDMLLGETLTEFREFSLSFDAAMKGLALSNSEVIRQVHNSFARQQMFEFDAKSSTKDEDAFHFVSYVPVNGRLYELDGLREGPIDLGVCNQDDWINAVRPVIEKRIQKYSEGEIRFNLMAIVSDRKMIYERKIAELQIQLTEEEPMDTDQSSTLLSSLQSEIAKYQLLIDEENQKLQRYKIENIRRKHNYLPFIMELLKTLAEYQQLIPLVEKAKEKQSAKKVQEAK; this is encoded by the exons GTTGTAAAGGAGCTCAGGTGGAAGAAATATGGAGTATGGAACCAGAGAACTTTGAAAACCTCAA ACCAGTTCATGGGTTGATCTTCCTGTTCAAgtggcaaccaggtgaggagccAGGAGGATCTATCGTTCAGGATTCAAGGCTTGACAACATCTTCTTTGCCAAGCAG GTGATAAACAATGCATGTGCTACCCAGGCCATTGTGAGCGTGCTGCTGAACTGTACCCACTCTGACATGCTGTTGGGAGAGACACTCACAGAGTTCAGAGAGTTTTCACTCAGCTTTGATGCAGCT ATGAAAGGTCTGGCTCTCAGCAACTCTGAAGTTATTCGACAAGTTCACAACAGCTTTGCCAG ACAGCAGATGTTTGAGTTTGACGCCAAGTCTTCAACAAAGGATGAGGATGCGTTCCATTTTGTGAGCTACGTCCCTGTCAACGGCAGGCTCTATGAGCTGGACGGCCTACGTGAAGGACCCATCGACCTCG GTGTATGCAACCAGGACGATTGGATCAACGCAGTTCGGCCAGTGATTGAGAAAAGAATACAGAA GTACAGTGAGGGAGAGATCCGCTTCAACCTGATGGCCATTGTGTCCGACAGGAAGATGATTTACGAGAGGAAGATAGCCGAACTACAGATCCAGCTAACAGAG GAAGAGCCAATGGACACAGACCAGAGCAGCACCCTCCTCAGCTCCCTCCAATCAGAAATCGCAAAGTATCAGCTGCTGATCGATGAGGAGAATCAGAAGCTCCAACGATACAAG ATCGAAAACATCCGACGAAAGCACAACTACCTACCCTTCATCATGGAACTACTGAAGACACTGGCAGAATACCAGCAGTTGATACCATTGGTGGAAAAG GCAAAAGAGAAGCAGAGTGCCAAAAAAGTCCAGGAAGCAAAGTGA
- the LOC139578617 gene encoding regulator of G-protein signaling 2-like, producing the protein MACTDCMKASDFSIDKKGIKKRNWRTRIRYLLKITSSSKSMTRRRSYRPTVDEVNQWAQSLDKLLSHKYGKAAFRIFLKSEFCEENIEFWTACEEFRTISALEKLSSRARSIYEEFIRCDAPKEINLDYQTKDAIAQSLCLPSLTCFLLAQKKVFSLMENNSYPRFIHSELYKELCAISRGEGQYLKS; encoded by the exons ATGGCATGTACAGACTGTATGAAGGCGTCAGATTTCTCTATTGATAAAAAAGGAATCAA GAAGAGAAACTGGAGGACAAGGATACGATATCTCTTGAAGATCACCTCTTCTTCAAAATCCATGACAAGAAGAAGATCTTACAG GCCAACAGTGGATGAAGTCAACCAATGGGCACAGTCACTTGACAAACTCCTGAGTCACAAAT ATGGAAAGGCAGCATTTCGGATCTTCCTGAAGTCAGAGTTCTGTGAGGAGAATATAGAGTTTTGGACAGCCTGTGAGGAGTTCAGGACCATCTCGGCTCTAGAGAAACTGTCGTCGAGGGCCAGAAGCATCTATGAAGAGTTCATACGGTGTGATGCTCCTAAAGAG ATCAACCTGGACTACCAAACGAAAGATGCTATCGCCCAGAGCCTGTGTCTGCCCAGCCTGACGTGTTTCCTGTTGGCCCAGAAGAAGGTGTTCAGCCTGATGGAGAACAACTCGTACCCTCGCTTCATCCACTCTGAGCTCTACAAGGAACTTTGTGCCATTTCCAGGGGAGAGGGGCAATATCTCAAGTCTTAA